A single genomic interval of Amblyomma americanum isolate KBUSLIRL-KWMA chromosome 11, ASM5285725v1, whole genome shotgun sequence harbors:
- the LOC144109576 gene encoding BEN domain-containing protein 5-like, protein MPSVPQDKADLPSAPLEIETAAVSNAAPHLPSQDDMVDIGRGIQISNSAWVRIQQLPKDSMFVKELLLAIWGVAALRNRSLQGRHCPKYPDRPRKTALSPVKLAVMRECYRERLQKNGVPAHMVNVAVKQLNRFVVEKLGNIEKLAMRYL, encoded by the exons ATGCCTTCAGTGCCTCAAGACAAGGCGGATCTACCATCGGCACCCCTTGAAATAGAGACTGCTGCAGTCTCAAATGCGGCCCCACATCTCCCCAGTCAAGATGATATG GTGGACATTGGACGTGGGATCCAAATATCCAACAGTGCTTGGGTAAGAATTCAGCAGCTGCCCAAAGACAGCATGTTTGTAAAAGAGCTGCTGCTAGCGATCTGGGGTGTGGCAGCACTACGGAACCGTTCCCTTCAGG GCAGACATTGCCCAAAATATCCTGACCGCCCAAGAAAGACTGCGCTGAGCCCTGTGAAATTAGCAGTGATGCGTG AATGCTACAGGGAGCGGCTTCAAAAGAACGGTGTCCCTGCACACATGGTCAACGTGGCTGTGAAGCAGCTAAACCGCTTTGTTGTCGAAAAGCTGGGCAACATTGAAAAGCTGGCCATGAGATACTTATaa